The following are encoded together in the Oryzias melastigma strain HK-1 linkage group LG17, ASM292280v2, whole genome shotgun sequence genome:
- the mppe1 gene encoding metallophosphoesterase 1 — MLRFSARWVSAVVLVCLVGAAFIFCEYLIYYPTILKCAWPKLSHARGGEGSDGRPADSTVHAMVLSDTHLLGAVGGHWFDKLRREWQMERAFQTALWLLRPEVVFILGDIFDEGKWSSQKNWEDDVRRFHRMFRHTTDTELVVLVGNHDIGFHYEMDWFKLQRFEKVFNASSTRIVTKKGVNFLLVNSVALHGDGCPICQSVEKELIKLSRDLNCSLQNSQSGSEKMESCDGAQPYPPTAPIMLQHYPLYRESDAGCTGEDAAPPEERHLLFREKYDVLSKEASQRLLQWFKPRLILSGHTHSGCEVLHDNKYPEVSVPSFSWRNRNNPSFILASVSPRSYTLSKCFLPEESTVISVYCSAGAFLLLLFLTHCLCMKGLCSLCLLGKHKSL; from the exons ATGCTGAGATTTAGCGCCAGATGGGTGTCCGCGGTGGTGCTCGTCTGCTTGGTGGGGGCCGCCTTCATCTTCTGCGAGTATCTCATCTATTACCCGACCATCCTGAAGTGCGCCTGGCCGAAGCTCAGCCATGCCCGGGGCGGCGAGGGCAGCGACGGGCGCCCCGCGGACTCCACGGTCCACGCCATGGTGCTGTCAGACACCCACCTCCTCGGAGCTGTGGGGGGGCACTGGTTCGACAAGCTGAGGAG GGAATGGCAGATGGAGCGCGCGTTCCAGACCGCGCTGTGGCTGCTCAGGCCCGAGGTCGTCTTCATTCTCGGGGATATCTTCGACGAAGGCAAGTGGAGCTCGCAGAAG AACTGGGAGGACGATGTCCGCCGCTTCCACAGGATGTTCAGACACACCACTGACACAGAACTGGTCGTGCTGGTCGGGAATCACGACATTGGCTTCCACTATGA GATGGACTGGTTCAAGCTGCAGCGCTTTGAAAAGGTCTTCAACGCCTCCTCCACCCGAATCGTCACCAAGAAGGGAGTCAA CTTCCTGCTGGTGAACAGCGTCGCTCTGCACGGCGATGGCTGCCCCATCTGCCAGTCGGTGGAGAAGGAGCTGATCAAACTCTCCCGAGACCTCAACTGTTCTCTCCAG AACTCGCAGTCTGGCAGCGAAAAGATGGAGAGTTGTGACGGAGCGCAGCCTTATCCCCCCACAGCCCCCATCATGCTACAG CATTATCCTCTGTACAGAGAAAGTGATGCGGGCTGCACAGGAGAGGATGCTGCGCCGCCTGAAGAGCGACACCTGCTGTTCAGAGAGAAGTACGACGTGCTGTCTAAGGAGGCCTCACAGCGG CTGCTGCAGTGGTTTAAGCCCCGCCTCATCCTGAGTGGACACACCCACAGCGGGTGTGAGGTTCTCCATGACAACAAGTATCCAGAGGTCAGCGTGCCGTCCTTCAGCTGGAGAAACCGAAACAACCCCAGCTTCATCCTG GCATCAGTGTCACCAAGAAGCTACACCCTTTCCAAGTGTTTCCTGCCCGAGGAGAGCACGGTGATCAGCGTGTACTGCTCCGCGGGGGCtttcctgctgctcctctttcTGACCCACTGTCTGTGCATGAAGGGTCTCTGCAGCCTCTGCCTGCTGGGAAAGCACAAGTCTCTGTGA